The segment CCGTTGACTTGATGGCTGATTCGGCAATGCTGGGCAAGGTTAAAGCAGAATTTGAACAGGATACGGATTGAGGATAAAAGTAGGGTCTTTTGAGGGAATAAATGATTATTGCCGTTGATGCTGCAGGTGGGGACTATGCGCCCCACGAAATCGTGAAAGGGGCCGTGAAGGCAGCTGGCGAGTATGGGGTGGAGGTGGTGCTGGTGGGGAAGAAAAAAATGCTCCACGTGCTGGCGGGCCGGCACCTGAAAAAACAGGTAATCAGTATCGTTGAGGCCAGCCAAGTCATTGGGCCTAATGAATCGCCGATAAAAGCCATACGCAGCAAGACAAACTCGTCGATTGTCGTTGGTATCAAGCTGGTAAAAGAAGGAAAAGCTGCTGCCTTTGTCTCTGCGGGCAATACCGGGGCCGTACTTGGTGCCGCGTTGTTCGGACTGGGGAAGGTGAAGGGCATTGAGCGCCCTGCCATCGCCTGTATCATGGACATTACTCCCTCAACTCCGGTCTTGTTGATTGACGCCGGTGCCAATGTCGAGTGCCGCCCGAATCACCTGGTCCAGTTTGCTGAGATGGGGGTTGCGTACAGTCAGCATGTGCTCGGTATCAGCGAGCCGCGGGTCGGCTTGCTCAGCAATGGCGCGGAAGAAACTAAGGGAAACCAGCTGGTTCAGGAAAGTTATAAGCTTTTAAAAAAGGCCAAAAATCTGAATTTCATCGGCAATGTTGAAGGCCATGATATTTTGAAAGTGGTGGCCGATGTGGTCGTTACCGATGGTT is part of the Chloroflexota bacterium genome and harbors:
- the plsX gene encoding phosphate acyltransferase PlsX; amino-acid sequence: MIIAVDAAGGDYAPHEIVKGAVKAAGEYGVEVVLVGKKKMLHVLAGRHLKKQVISIVEASQVIGPNESPIKAIRSKTNSSIVVGIKLVKEGKAAAFVSAGNTGAVLGAALFGLGKVKGIERPAIACIMDITPSTPVLLIDAGANVECRPNHLVQFAEMGVAYSQHVLGISEPRVGLLSNGAEETKGNQLVQESYKLLKKAKNLNFIGNVEGHDILKVVADVVVTDGFTGNIVLKTIEGMSDTFLGSARQVGHVISSAAHFRGRDLLSDLGLGSWVNRIDYREYGGACLLGVNGNIIIAHGRSKAKTIKNAIGIAKHMAEEDIARVIKEEIHEQTSGSK